A stretch of the Gracilinanus agilis isolate LMUSP501 chromosome 4, AgileGrace, whole genome shotgun sequence genome encodes the following:
- the PFN1 gene encoding profilin-1 translates to MAGWNAYIDNLMADGTCQDAAIVGYKDSPSVWAAVPGKSFANITAAEVGVLVGKDRSSFFVNGLTLGGQKCSVIRDSLLVDGEYTMDLRTKSTGGAPTYNITVTMTAKTLVLLMGKEGIHGGMINKKCYEMASHLRRSQY, encoded by the exons ATGGCCGGTTGGAACGCCTACATCGACAACCTCATGGCGGACGGGACCTGTCAGGACGCGGCCATAGTCGGCTATAAGGACTCGCCCTCGGTCTGGGCCGCCGTACCCGGGAAAAGCTTCGCCAATATTACG GCAGCAGAAGTAGGTGTATTGGTTGGCAAAGATCGTTCAAGTTTTTTCGTAAATGGGCTGACACTTGGGGGCCAGAAATGTTCAGTGATCAGGGACTCGCTGCTGGTAGATGGAGAATACACCATGGACCTTCGCACGAAGAGCACTGGAGGTGCTCCCACCTACAACATCACTGTCACCATGACTGCCAAGA CGCTAGTCCTGCTGATGGGGAAGGAAGGTATCCATGGGGGAATGATCAACAAGAAGTGTTATGAAATGGCTTCCCACCTTCGACGTTCTCAATACTGA